The bacterium sequence TTTGGTTCATCAGAATTAAACCTCACTCTAAATTTATAACTAGCTCCATTAGCACCTTCATCGGGTTGGACACCATCTTTTTCGAAACCATTTTCCCCAGTCCACACTAAATTCCAAGCACCAAAGACCGCGCCTGAAAAAAGACCCAGAAGAATAATTATGCTGAAAGCTATGCTTTTGCTGCTATTCATCAAAAACTCCAATGTAACTACACCAAGCAACTTTAATCCCTAACCTTACTGAATATAATATTTGTTGAATTAACCGTCAAGTCGAAATTATAAAAAAATAGATTAAATTTTTTGCTCTTTGATTAAAGTTAAAAAACTACTTTTTTATATAATCTTCAGAAATGCCCAATTTATTCATTCTAGAATATACCATCCTTCTTGTTATCCCCAGAATCTTCGCGGCTGAGGTTTTATTGCCGTTTGACTTTCTAAGTGCATCTATCAACGCCTCTCTCTCCATTTCTTCAAGCGTTTTATGCCCCTTGGATTTTTTCCCAAATCCATGCTCATTCGAGGGAAGATGCGCTATCTTAATATTTTCGCCGGCAGCCAAAATTGCCGCGCGCTCTAAAACATTGAAAAGCTCTCGAATATTTCCTCTCCAACAGCTTTTTTCTAGTCTTTCGAGCGCTTCTCGAGATATTCCAGCAGTGTAAGAAATGCTACTTAGAAAATGTGCTACAAGTTCGTATATATCCTCTTTTCTTTCCTCTAAAGTAGGCAACCTAATCGGGAAAACCGCTATTCTATAATACAAATCTTCACGGAAATTCCCCTCCATAATCTCAGTTTCGATATCCCGATTAGTCGCGGCAACAAGCCGTATATCCACTTTTATTGGATTAACACCCCCAAGCCGATATATAACTTTCTCTTCAAGCGCCCTGAGTAATTTAGCTTGAATACTAAGTGGTAATTCGCCTAACTCATCGAGGAATAGAGTGCCTCTATCAGCAAGTTCAAATTTACCGGGTTTAGCCTTATACGCACCAGTGAACGATCCCTTTTCATGACCAAAAAGTTCGCTTTCTAAAAGTTGTTCCGACAATGAGGCACAATTTATCGGGATAAACGGGCCCCCTCCGCGAGAAGAACTAGAATGGATCATTTTAGCTATAAGCTCTTTTCCGGTACCGGTTGCTCCTAGAATAAGCACAGACGTATCAGTAATCGATACCTTTTTTACCTCTTCCATAACCGAACGCATAATTGCGGATTTCCCCACCACAAAATTTATAGAAGAATCGCTGGTTCTTCTATAATCCAATTCCTCTTTCAAACGCCTGGACTCATCTATTCTCTTCACGAGAGCAGCCATTTCGTCAAGAGCAAAAGGCTTAACGATATAGTCTTCCGCGCCGGCCTTCATAGCAGAAACCGCAGTATCAACTCCGGCATAAGCGGTCATTAATATCACGGGAAGATTGTTAAATCTCTTTTTAGCCTTTTTGGTGAGTTCAATGCCGTCCATATCTAGCATCCTTAAATCTGTTATTAGTAATTCATAACCATTAGGAAGCTCATTCAACGCCTCTTTACCCGAGGTTACAGGTCTCACAAAATGCCCATCATCCTCCAGTCTCGATGCGAGCAATAGACCCATTTTCGGTTCGTCGTCGGCAATTAGAATTCTCATTTCAACCTCAGAATTTCCAGTTTTTCAATTAAATCCGTTAAAACACTCGAAACATGATCAATAAACGCGATATTTTTGGGAAGCTCTTCGAGATCGAACCATTCGATTTCATCATTTTCAGCCGATAATTTGGGCTTTCCATCTTTGATAGAGCAGATAAAATAGATATTTAGTGTTGTGCAGGATCCCTCACCGGAATATGTATCCATGTAAAATCCAATCAACTCCTCCGGCACGACAATAAATCCGGTTTCTTCAAAAACTTCGCGAACCACTCCATTTTCCGGATGTTCACTTTCTTCTAGAAAACCACCGGGAATATCCCAATAACCGATAAAAGGATCGATTGCCCTTTTCACCAGAAGTATCTTTCCATCCTTTATTACCAAACCACCCACGCATGGCACGCTATTACGAAAAAAGACCATTCCACATTTCGGGCAAAGCTCGACAGATTCCTCCCCGACCTCGCGAATCACCCATTCAGTCTTGTTTCCACAAGCCGCACAAAAGCGTGATTCCTTTTTCATATCGTTTTTTTTATCCATTTTAGCTGTAAACTATCCTTCGAGATTGCATTTTCAAAGTAAATATAATATCTTTTAACATATAATCCAGAATGAAACTGGAATTAAATTTATTAACTTCCACATCGGAAGGGTGATTTGAAACTTATATTCAATATAATCTTGCTAGCGATAGTCCAGGGGATAACTGAATTCTTACCCATCTCCAGCTCGGGGCATTTAGTTATACTAAAAAGCCTTTTTGGTTTTAAAAGTCCGGGTGTCGGACTCGAAGTCTCACTTCATTTTGGAACTCTGATTGCAATTGTTATTTTCTATTGGAGCGACATTAAAGAAATTACCAGCTCGTTTTTCCGAACCGACTTACCTACTCGCCACAAATCCAGACGAACAGCTCTTTATGTGATAATCGCTACTATCCCTATCGCTATTATCGGTATTCTATTCAATGGGAGAATAATTTCTCTCTTCACGAATAGCTTTATAACCGGGGTTTTTTTGCTAATAACCGGCCTTATACTTCTATCGACAAAATTGATTAAACCGCAAAAACAACCAATCACTGTTGTAAAATCGATAATTATCGGTATTTCTCAAGCACTAGCTATTCTCCCGGGGATATCCAGAAGTGGCTCGACTATCTCAGTCGGGAAATTTGTTGGAATTGCTCCCTCTGAAGCTGCAAAATTTAGCTTTCTCATGGCAATACCCGCAATAACCGGCGCCATAATTTATGAAATAATCTCGAATATGGCCGATTTTAATCCGCTTTATTTTATTGGCATAGGCGTTTCAGCTGTTATCGGTTATTTCTCTTTGAAGATATTAATAAACCTAGTAAACTCCGAAAAACTCTGGATTTTCGGGCCATATTGTCTTCTGATAGGCCTGATTTCGATTGTTTTTCTTAGATAGAGGTCAAAATGGATAAACCATATATATCCCTTCATAACCATACGGAATTCTCGTTACTCGATGGTGCCTGTAGGATTAACAAACTCGTCAAACTGGCCGCCGAATACGGTATGGATGCTATTGCTATTACCGATCATGGTTCCCTCTTCGGCGTTATCCCTTTCTATAATGCCGCATTGGATGCCGGTATAAAACCAATAATCGGGGAAGAAGCTTATATTGCTCCGGGAGATATGCACGAGAAAAAGCCCTCCTCGGAAGGTCCAAACTCGGGGTATCATCTCGTCCTTTTAGTCAAGAATCAAACCGGCTATAAAAACCTTCTTAAAATATCCAGCGCCGGTTACACCGAAGGATTCTATTACAAGCCTCGCGTGGACAAGGATTTTCTCTCAGCCCATTCCGAAGGCCTTATCGCCTCGACAGCCTGCCTTAAAGGTGAGATTCCGTATCGCCTCTTGAGGGATGACTTCGATGGTGCAAAAAAAACTCTCGGAGAGTTCTGTGATATTTTCGGCAAAGAGAACGTTTATGTCGAGCTTATGGACCATGATATACCTGAGGAAAAGATAGTTCTTCCGCGTCTGGTTGGACTAGCTAAGGAATTCGGTATTCCGACAATCGCGACCAATGACGCGCATTACCTTCGTCCTGAAGATTACGAGTTTCACGATCTTCTTCTT is a genomic window containing:
- a CDS encoding sigma-54-dependent Fis family transcriptional regulator, translating into MRILIADDEPKMGLLLASRLEDDGHFVRPVTSGKEALNELPNGYELLITDLRMLDMDGIELTKKAKKRFNNLPVILMTAYAGVDTAVSAMKAGAEDYIVKPFALDEMAALVKRIDESRRLKEELDYRRTSDSSINFVVGKSAIMRSVMEEVKKVSITDTSVLILGATGTGKELIAKMIHSSSSRGGGPFIPINCASLSEQLLESELFGHEKGSFTGAYKAKPGKFELADRGTLFLDELGELPLSIQAKLLRALEEKVIYRLGGVNPIKVDIRLVAATNRDIETEIMEGNFREDLYYRIAVFPIRLPTLEERKEDIYELVAHFLSSISYTAGISREALERLEKSCWRGNIRELFNVLERAAILAAGENIKIAHLPSNEHGFGKKSKGHKTLEEMEREALIDALRKSNGNKTSAAKILGITRRMVYSRMNKLGISEDYIKK
- a CDS encoding NUDIX hydrolase, with the protein product MDKKNDMKKESRFCAACGNKTEWVIREVGEESVELCPKCGMVFFRNSVPCVGGLVIKDGKILLVKRAIDPFIGYWDIPGGFLEESEHPENGVVREVFEETGFIVVPEELIGFYMDTYSGEGSCTTLNIYFICSIKDGKPKLSAENDEIEWFDLEELPKNIAFIDHVSSVLTDLIEKLEILRLK
- a CDS encoding undecaprenyl-diphosphate phosphatase, coding for MKLIFNIILLAIVQGITEFLPISSSGHLVILKSLFGFKSPGVGLEVSLHFGTLIAIVIFYWSDIKEITSSFFRTDLPTRHKSRRTALYVIIATIPIAIIGILFNGRIISLFTNSFITGVFLLITGLILLSTKLIKPQKQPITVVKSIIIGISQALAILPGISRSGSTISVGKFVGIAPSEAAKFSFLMAIPAITGAIIYEIISNMADFNPLYFIGIGVSAVIGYFSLKILINLVNSEKLWIFGPYCLLIGLISIVFLR